ATGGCGGGCTTCGACGAACCGCACGGTCTCGCCATCAAAGGTGAACTCGAGGACTATTACGAAACCGAGATCCACCACGGGCGGCTCTATCCGAACCTCGACACCCTCGTCGAAAAAGGCCTCGTCGACAAAGGCGAAAAAGACCGTCGGACCAACAGCTACCGACTGACAGCACGGGGACGCCGGGAAATCGAAGCTCGGAATGAATGGGAACAGCAGTATCTCGACGCACTGGACGAGTAATTACCTCGCCGACCAAATATCTCCTAAAACGCTGACACGAAACCATCAGTGAGCGTTCGGTGACGCCGTCTCGTCACGATAGCGCCGGAGTGTCTGGTGATGCGTTTGAATCGTCTTGACGGATATCCCCGAGACGGTCGCCACACGAGCTTGGGTGAGTTGGCCGTCCGCATCGCGAGCAACTGTATACACACACGCCGCTGCCACGGCTTTCGGGGTCGCTCCTGAGTGCGCCCATTCCTCGCTGGTGTCGATAGCGAGGGTTCGAGCCCGTCGTCGAATGCTATCTGTCACGTCCAACGCGTTGGCAACGCGTGGGACGAACGCTGCTGGCGTAATTGGTTGGGTGGGGAGTCCCAACTCTGTATTCAGCGCCTTGTATGCGGAGATTATCTGTGATTGGGGGACTCGCGCTACGGGCGCGAACTCATCGAGCGTTCGTGAAAGCCCCGTACACCGACAGACGGCGTAGACACTCGCTGCGGCGACTGCCTCGTGTGCCCGCCCCGGAAAGAGTCCCGCGTCCTGTGCTGAGCGCACGTACTGACACGCCTGATCACGCCGCCTCACTCTTCATCTTTAACTAAACACGACCAGATATCCGGCTCTGAGGCGCGTCTGGTACTCTGAAAAATCATAAAAAACTTACAAAATGACAGCGGAGGTATCAGCGTGCCCTCCACCCGGACTATCGCACTATACGGGCTTCTCATCGTCGGTGTTCTCTGTAGCTTAGTGTTCCCGGCTATGGCTGGGGCACAGCTCACCTATACAGCAACACCAGTAGAACCGGGAGATGACCCCGCCCGTATAGTCAACGTGAGTACGAACGTTTCGAATCTCGATACTCGTCTCGCGGACCTCAATCAACAGACGACTCGACCAATCGTTCAGGCGTCCCAAACCGGCTCGTTTGAGGGGAACGTGACTCCACAGCTCGCTAGCGTCCTCGAGGCCCTGCCGAGCCAAGTTGTCCAGTACACCATCTACAATGGATCGTACTACCAGTGGAACACCACCGTCAACGATGATGGCACATCAGCTCGCATACGAATGGATCCCATCAACGCGACGTCTGTGCTGGATGCTGTTGCAAAGCCGTACGACACAGCACCCACTGACGTTCAGACTGCGATTGAGACGGGCTCGGTGGAAAGCGGGTCTATCAATGCAGGAGTGTATCAACGAGGGAGCTCATATTACACGGTAGCAGCGGAAGATGAGTCAGCGCTGACAGCGCGCGTACTCGGAGCTGGAGTGGGATATGTTCTTACCCCTGTTGGACGGGGTTTCATCGCTGTCGCAGTTGGGATCCTCTACTACCGATATCAGAGTCCCTCTGATAATCGTGTCCTCACGGTCCCTCGTGCGGTAGCGGTCGCTGCACTTTCGATCCCTATCACTGTGGTGTTGACCGCGCTTGAACAGAGCCCATCGCTTACTCGATTCATCACCGATCCGGCAAGTGCGTTTGTTGTCTCGGCGAGTGTCATCGCAGGCGTTCTGATTCACCAGCGTCGGTGGGCGGCGCTCATCGGTACTACAGTCGGTGTTGCTGTGCTCGTGCTCGGAGCAAATGTACTGGCGAATGGCCTTGCAGGAATTATCTTTGGGCTCGGCTTCCTCGTTCTCGGATTTATTGCTGGTGGCATCTCGCTTGTCTACGGTGTCGTCTTTGGTCAAGAGGATTCAGACCCGGAACTGACGAATACCTCAGGAGCTCAGATAACCGAGTAGGTCGATAGTAACTCGGATTTCGTTATCCTGTCTGAGATAGAGCATGTGAACTACCCCTGCCTACTCGGCCTTCGGCTTACGTTGCTCCTTGAGGAAGGGGGCTTACCGCCTGCAATTAGCTAACTCCGGCAGCGAGACTACCAACCATTCCCGTAACAACTGAACCAGCCAAATTGTTGTTAAAGAGAACAGTATTGACGGCAGTTGAGACGACTACCCAAACAATGACATTCGTCATATCACAGTACAGACCGTAAGCGTGGATCTCACACACCTTGACAAATAAAAATAATTATGTGGGATGTTATATGTACTCATGGTCGGACTCATCGGTACCAGAAACGGCCTGTATAGAGTGGATTCTCTCCCCTTCGACGACAGCGAGCGCGTTATCGACTGCGGCCGGGTGAGCAAAATCAGCCGTCACGACGAGGAGGGGACGTTTGCTGCGACCGATGAAGGACTGTACCGCTCTACCGACGACGGGCGGACGTGGAACCCGGTAGAGCTCCCCGAAGAGAACGTTTGGGAGGTGTTTGTCGCTTCCGACGGGCGAATTTACGCTGGGACGGACCCCGCTCGACTGTTCTGTTCGGCCGACAACGGTGACACGTGGACCGAACTCGGCTCGCTACGACAGCAGACGACCACCGAGCTCTGGCGGTCGGCATTTCGCGAAACCGCCCACGTTCGGACGGTCACTAGCCACCCGGAAACGCCTGACCGCATCTTCGCAGGTATCGAAGTTGGTGGTCTCTATCGAAGCGAGGATCGAGGCGAGTCGTGGTCGAAGTGCGAAATCAGGGACGAAACCGGCGTCGTTCAGGACGATATTCACGAGATTGTCTCCCTCGGCCCCGAAGGATACGTCGTCGCGTGCGGGCGGCTCTCTATCTACGACCGGAACCACGCCGCTGCCGAAGGCGGACTGTACCACACTGCCGACGCAGGCGTTACGTGGACCCGTCTCGACCGCACCGTCGACCCGTCCTATTTCCGGGGCCTGATACACCACGACGGCATGCTACACGCTTGCGGTTCGACTACTGTTCCACCGGAGTGGACCGGTACGTTGGACGCCGGTGCAGCGATGTTCGCTTCGAGCGACGCCGGTGAGACGCTGGAGGAAGCACCGTACCCGGGTGGCCCGGACGAAATGATTCTAGCGTACACGTCGAGCGACGACCACGTGTTCGCCGGTACAGGCGTCGGCGACTTGGGGAGAATCATCCGGCGAACGGGAGACAAAACGTGGGTGACGCAAGGTTACATGCCGGACGACGTGTTGTCACTCAGCGTGAGCTGAATAGGCAATTACGTTCGCGACCAGTCACAGGTTGCTCTCTACGTTCCGTGAACGAATTCGATGGGTGCCGAGTCGGGGCCAAACGTACTGCAGCCGGTGCCACGGTAGGGATTAGGAATTACGGCACGAGAATTGGTATGTTTTCTTACAAAAATGATATGAGTACGCTGTTCGAAATTGACAATGTAGAATAAATTCAGAATAACCGAAGTACAGACGAGACAACAGACGATGACACACAACACTCAGAGCACAGACGAAGAAGAGATCGAACAACTGTTGATGGCCTCAGCGCAGGCGTTCCGTGAGCTCGATACGACGAAATTAGCTCAGATGTATGCAGAGGACGCCGACTGGACGAACGCTTTCGGTACGACCTTACACGGCCGTGATGCGATCGTTGAGTATCACGAAGAGCTCTTCGAAGATCCTCATTTCTCTCGTGGGAAAATCCTCGGCGAACCTGACGGGTCGATTCGGTTCGTCAGCGACGACGTGGCCGTGGCCAAGACTTTTGTCGAGCGTGCGGGGCAGGAAAGCGCCGAGGGAGACGAACTACCCACCCGACGAAATCACTCGCTCAAGGTTCTGAATCGTCAAGACGAGAAGTGGGTTATCGTCTCCGAGATGTACATGGATGAGGACGCCAAACCAACACTCGACAAGTAGCGAATTTTTCTCGGCCCGGCACTGTCTAGTCACGCCAGTTTGAGGAACGAGCAGGTCGGTGAGTTAATTGGTTAGAATGCTCGCAGCCCTGCTCAGCGAGTGCGTTGCGACGGATTTAGAAGAAATATACAATTCGAACAATACTACAATTTTCAGAGACCGCAGCAAGCGCTCGGTGGACGAACACCTGTTGAGGAGGTCACTAACTAGACAGTGCCTATTTAACAAAGTGATTTTTAGATTGACTCTATGGGAATAAATAGAAGGCACTTTTCGTCCATTATTATTGGCATTATCCTGCCCACAGCAGGTTGTACAAGTGACCAGCATAGTTCTACTCCTGGGGAGAAAACCAAAAACTCTACAATATCAAATGTTACTACCACCGATAACAATTCAGGGAATAAGACTACCACCAGTAATAAAAACACAAGTTCATCCCCATCAAGCACTTTTGTAACGGACCCCAGCGATGTAGTGAGTGTGGACACACGAGTCGTGGAAATCGGCCGAAGTAAGAATACTTCGAGTGTGAGAAGTGCGGAAAAGTGCTTCACGCGGATTATAATGCGGCGAAGAATATCGGGTGGCGGTTTGTCCGTCGTGGGATAAACGACTCACGACGGACGGGCAACAGTCAACTTGCCCTTAAGTCAGGGACAGTGACGCCGAATCGGGGATTCATCCCGTACTCAGCACCGAGTTAGAGGCCGAGAACACTGACAAGCCCCGGGTCACCCGACCCAAAGTTGTTGACCGTAAATCGCTCGGTGACTGCACAGCCCGTACAGACAGGGGTGCCCTCAAGCTGTTCTGTTTTGATGTGTGAACCACAGTTGATGCTCTCACAATTTGCACAGTCGATGTATGAGTTCGCGTCCTCTTTCTCACAGTGCACGCAGCGGTGGATTCCGTCTTCAATCGCGACTCGGGAGGATCCTGCAGCGTAGTACGTCGGCGGTATCGAGGTACCGAAGTGTCCGGGAATCACCGTCGTCGCGCTGCTCCATCGAGACCGAGGAGACTTTCAGAAGGCGTCCAAGCAGTCCGGACCGGTCCGTCGCGTCCGTGACTCGTTTACGTTCGAGACGCCACTGCGGCTCGTCCAGCAAGCAGTCGTGGCAGACGACGCTATCCTCGTACACCCGGTACTCTACGTGCCCCCACCGGAGGTCGCTCTCCACGAGCGTGTGTGCGACGACTACCACCACGGCCACACTCGCACCGACGACTGTCCACGTCACCCCGGCGACGACGTACCCGAGGAAGGCAGTGACGGCCGCCGCGGCGAAGCGTCGGGGGTTCAGCATCCCGAGGAGACCGTCAACGACTGTGCCGGCCCACACCGCGTGGCGGTTCGTGTGGAGCACGTTTGTCGGGTCTCCATCGGGGACGGAGACGGGTGCCCATTCATTGTCGTCTGCGGTCTCGAAATCGGCCTCGCTCGGGTCAAGTGGGTCGAACCGCTCGCTCCGCCCGACCACGGTGTACACGTCGAACCCGACGCGAGCGAAGTAGACGAGCATGAAGAGGAACCCTGTGCTCTCGGTCGGCGACAGGCCGAGCGAGCTTCCCCAGACGACGATCACCATGAGCGCAACAACCTCGAGGACCGATCGCGCCGTGAGAATCGACTGTGGGACAAGTTCGCGGTAGTCGCGCGAGCCGACGTGATCCACGAATGTCGTTCCCTCGCGGGCGAGCGTCGTCACGCCCGCGACGAGGACCCCCTCGACGAATCCCCCGCTCTCAGCGGTCGCGAACCAGAGCACGGCACCGCTGATGAGCGAGAGACCTATGACCGTTCGACCGAGATCCAACACACGAGGGAACGAGCGTGGGTAGGTCGGCGGCAGTGCCGCGTGGAGCTGGAAACTCCCACGTTTCTCCCGGAGCGAGCGGAACGGTGACCGCCATCCCCACCGTGAGTCAGTGACCGCCCAGTCCTCTGGAACGGCGCGCTGCCCCGCGAACGTCGCCTCCAGCGTCTGCCGGAGCGCTCCAACGGTAATCTCGGCCCAGTAGACGACTAGGAGGTGTGCGAGGCCCCAGTCAAACAGGAGAATTCCGACGAGCGGAAGGGCGTTGGCCACGGCTACGCCAGCCAACGTACGCCGCCACGTCTGCAGTCCGTTCGCCACAGTGTCGTGCAGATTTTCTACTGGCGAATTAACAATTTATGGAATACTCAAGGCTAAAACCCGCCCTTCAGGATGGGGAGGATGTCAACGGCAACTAAGTTAAGTCAGTCTGCTCCGACTCGGATATCGAATTCGTGGTCGTATTCGGCTCACAGATTACGGGCGAGGCAACGACGGCGTCTGATCTTGACATCGCAGTCAAGTTTGCGGACAGCCTGTCTGCCCGTGACCGATTCGAGAAACAGTGTTTCCTGTCGGGTGATCTTCAGTGGGAGGATTCGCCGTTCGTTGACCTCTCGGATATTGAGACGCTCCCGCTGGATGTCGCACACGATGCAGTCACCGGTTCGTTCGTCTGCGGTGATGAGCAGGCATTCGAACAGTTCAAGGCGGAGATTGAAGCACGGTTCGTCGAACAGCGGGACAACCTTCGCCGGCAGCAGCGTGCGGTACTCAACCGCATTGCGGAGGCGGGACTCCGTGGTTGACGAGCGAGTCGTCTCAATCAAAAACGTTCAGTGTCAAGCCGAGTTCGTTTCTCATTCCCCCAGACAAGGAGTCGCAATTTCGAGAGTTCCTCCAACGTCACAACGTTTCGGTCCACGGCGAATCAGAATCAAATTCTACTCGCTGGGTGTGGGGTCGGTTCGTCGTTACTGCACTCTTTATCGGGGTGATTCCACTCAGCGCGATGTTCATCTGGCCGATCCAATACTCGTGGGCCGTTTTGCTCGTTCTCACCGTGATATCTGTCTTCTTGGTGAGACAGGGCTTTTGAACACTCTCTAACTCGACACGCCCGTGCTCCCAATGAGCGACTGGTCACCTGTTTGCCTCGTCAATGCGGTCAAGGACGTGGTCGAATGAACCACCGTAGACAAGTCGACTTCCGAGCCACAAAGTCACTATCCAAGTGCCAAGGCTGAGAACAACTGTGACCGTGGACGATACTAATCCGTTTGTGACTTTCCAAACCATGTTCCGCGGTGACGCTCCCGATGAGGAGGACAGCCGTGAACACTAAGTGGTGTAAGCGATCCCCCTCTTGCGGGCCTGCCCTACGCCTACCAGTAGGAAGCCAAGCAAGAGCCAGCCAGACATGAGCGCGAGCGGTGTGTACTCAGCCACCCGGCTCTGAATGTCCTTCGAGCACCACGTCTTGTTTTCCTCGGTAATAGAGCCAGAAGAAGACGAGTAGCGTCAGAGGGAAGAATATGATTGCGACGATTGCCAGTGGTGGAAAGAGGATGAAGAGGGCAAACGTCTTCCACGAAACGATTGTGTCGCGGGGCATAGTGGAACGTTGGTTGACAGAACGTTTAAATTTGAAGTGACCGACTTACTTCTCTCTATTCAGCACGTCCACTGAAACCTCCCCAGATGCTGTTAGAAAATCCGTGCAACATACAGAGGGTGTGTCGGTCACACTGGGACTAATCACTGCTGTTTTTCATCAGTTCTCATTTTACAGAAGATATTTACTATCCTCAGAAAGAGTCCATTTCGTGAAGTCCTCCAGAATCAGCCAAGCGATAGTTGCCGCTGGTGGAGCTTTCGTCGCTTTGGGGTATCTTTCACCTTGGGCAGTTGTTGACCCCAATCACGAAGGACCCGTTGCCGACATTAAATTTTGGCGTCAGAACGTGGCGTTTGAATTAGATTATCTTGAAGCAAATGTACTCACACTACTCCCGTTGCTGCTAACTGGTGTGTTATTCGCATGGAATCCGAAGTCACGTGTTTCACAGGTAGTCGGTGTTCTTAGTGGTCTATTCTACATTTCACTGCCGTTCTACTATCGAATGAATATCGTCCGCTTACATCATGTCCCTACAGACATCATCTACAGCGTGCTGGTCGGAGGCGTCCTAATCCTAGTTGGCGTAGGGTTTGCTGTATTGACAGACTCAGTACACAAAGCACAGTGACCGACTTGCGCGCTGTATTCAGCACGGGTTCACCAAATGATCAGCGACTGAGGATTTCAGCAGAGCTGATTAGTTCTACCCCGCCCCTCCAGAAATCTCCGCTAGATAGGAAAGAAGCTCAATGATCGCTAAGAAATGTATGACACGCCGACAATGACGAGACAAACCCCAATGACTCGGTATAGCCAGATGATTATATCAGAGGGCTCAGACGGTTCCGATTGGGGGTCGCGTAAGAAATCAAGACCGAAGTGGTATATCTGCCTTGGTTTGGCGACATATGCAACTCCGAGTATCGAAATTACAACCCCAGCGAGCTGAAAGAGTATACTCACACAGAATAGTTCTCAGCTATGTTACTTGAACCTAAAGGACTGAGTGGTCTTGCTGAATTCGATGTGAAGAGATGACTTCAACAGGACTCGATATTCTGGATTACATTCGATAGGTTTGGTTAATGGGAAGTTCTCCACGGTGATTCCTCGCTCGTTGAGGACGAGTACCACGGCGCCGTATCGCTCTCGGTCTCGCACTTCACGGTCTCCGCAGCGACGAAGTCCGGAATGTCGAACCACGACACTTCGAGCGCCTCGAAGACCAGAGGACGTGGCGTCTGACTGTCCTCGACGGCAAGACCGGCACTCGCGATACGTCAGTATCGAAGTCTCTGTACCGTGGCTTGAATCGACTGAAAACCAAGTGAAGACAGCATTGAAGCCAGTAATGACGCGGAAATTCATTTCGAATACGGTGTAAGCACCCACCGTTCTTGACCGTCTCGTCCCGACACACGACAGGCTGTTCATGGTGTACAACGAACGCGACCGCTCGCAGCACCCCCAACACAGACAGGTCTGGAGCGGCTACCTGACGTAGCAGGTGACGAGTCCACCGGTGTGAGAAACACCTGACAGTATATCTACCTTCGAAGGTAAATGATTCACCACCGGCACCGTTACCATCTGTGTCTTCGAACCTGAACAAAGACAGACGAGGCTTCGAATGCACATCGAAGACAGCTACAACGACGAAACGACGACGCTTTCGTGGGAATACGGGGGTGAGTCCGTGTCCGTCACGCTTCCGGGACTCTTCCACGCCGAATACGCCGAGAGGTCGGACGTGGTCGTCACCGCGACCGCCGAGGGGACGATACGGATTCTGGCGGGTGATGGCACCGAGCGGGACGCCTTCGAGTACACTCTGCCCGAAGGATGTGACCTCTACACGTTGACGCCGAGTATCGGGGGCGATCTCGGTGTGACAATGGTGGTGGCCCACGACCCCGGCCACAGGGGCGAGACGCTCTGGCAACACGAGATCGATATCGAGCGACGAGCTGTCGGCGGCCCCGTGGCGAAGTGGCGGTAGCGACAGGATAATGGCTTGTTTCCATCCACGTGACGAGCGCAATCAAATTCGACAGTATATCACACCAGCGGACTGCCTACTGACTCTCTTGGACCAGCAGCTACTCCACCACCAAATCCACGTCAGCGTCGGCGACTCGCTGCAGTTCGGCGTCGCTCACCGTGACAGCATCGGAGTGAGTCGCCGTGAGCGTCTGCAATCCCTCGGCAATCGTCGATCGGACGAAGAGATACTCCTCGTCACACTCGAATCGAGACTCGAGCGCTTCGACGGCCGTGACAGTGAGCGCTGGCTGGGCAACACCGATGGCAGCCAGTGCGTTCGCGGCCGACGGCCGAACGTCCGAATCGGTATCGCGAAGGCCGGTCTGCAGATCGTCGACGACACGCTCGGCTGTGTCTCGATCCGCAGCACCCATCTGTCCGAGTGCTTCGAGCGCTGCCGCACGGGCCTTCCATTCATCGTCGTCGAGGAGTGGCTGTACCTCCTCGCTGACGCGTGCGGCCACGTCCGAATCCACTGTGGCGATCGTGCCAAGTGCCTCGGCAGCCGCCGCGCGCACACGATAGTTGCTGTCCGCGAGACGGCGCTGCAAATCGTCGACGACGAGTTCGGCCACCTCGGGGTCTGCGGCCCCAATCGTTCCGAGCGCGCTGGCGGCCGCTTTCCGATTCCAGTAGGGACCCTCAGCAAGCAACTCACGGAGGTCCTCGACGGCAGGGGCCACTGCCTCGGGACGAACGCCACCGATCTCACCGAGCGCAGCGGCAGCCTCTGCTGAGAGGTCCTCGTCGGCGAGACAGGCTCGAATCTCGTCCATCACGGGATCGAGGGCGTCGGGAGTAGCAGCACCGATTCGGCCGTAGGCACGGATGATGTCCTCCTGGAGTCGCCACTCGAAGTCGTCGTGAGTCTCCGCATTCTCGTCCTCGACGCTGCCAGTCAAGTCGAACAGCCCGTATTCTGTCGCGTCGCTCCCGACCGCTTCGTCTTCTGCCGTGTCGCCTTCGAACCATTCGTGCAACTTCGCGACGACGCGCGGCGCGATCTCGGGATCAGCTGCTGCGATCTTCCCGAGAGCCGTCACGACGTCGAATTGCAGATCCTCGCTGGTGTCATCGAATCTCGCCACGATGTCATCGATAGCCGGCCGGACTGCAGCAGGCCGAACGGTTGCGATGTTTCCGAGAGTCTCCACCGCGGACGAGCGCACCAGTCGGTTGTCGTCGTCGAGGAGTGCCCTGAGACGGTCCAGTTCGGGAACGACCGTCTCGGGGTGTGCGGCCCCGATGCCGCCGAGAAAACTGAGTACGACACTACGGTCGATATCAGGGGACCGGTCGTCAGGATCCGTCTCGGCGAGTGTCAGTAGTTCCTCGACCACCATCGGGGCCGCCTCGGGATATGCCACAGCGATCCTGCCGAGTGCACTCCCAATCCCGATCCGCGCTTGATCTCGCTCCGCCGCAGCGAGTTCCTCTCGCAGCATCTCGACGACAGGGTCAATGATATCTGGCCGTACCAATGCGACGGTGCCGAGCGGCGACGGAATCGCACTGGCGTCGATCGTCTCGTCCGCGGACAGTGCTACCAACTCGTCCCTGGCAGGAGCGATCGCTTCTGGATAGGCGTGTGAAATCGTCGACAACAGGCTGATCGCGTTGGCCCGCACAGCGTCGTCGTCGAGAGAGCCAATGAGATCGTCCACGTGTGATCGAAGGAGGACAGCCTCGGCCTCGGCGAGTTTCCTGAGGGCTGTCACGGAGGTGTCACGCATGTGCTCGTCCTCGGTGTCCAGGTGTTCCAAGAGCCACTCGACAGTGGTATCGAGCGCATCCGGGTCCGTCCGTG
This DNA window, taken from Haloferax mediterranei ATCC 33500, encodes the following:
- a CDS encoding transcription initiation factor IIB family protein yields the protein MRRRDQACQYVRSAQDAGLFPGRAHEAVAAASVYAVCRCTGLSRTLDEFAPVARVPQSQIISAYKALNTELGLPTQPITPAAFVPRVANALDVTDSIRRRARTLAIDTSEEWAHSGATPKAVAAACVYTVARDADGQLTQARVATVSGISVKTIQTHHQTLRRYRDETASPNAH
- a CDS encoding PadR family transcriptional regulator, which gives rise to MFDLTGFQRDLLYVMAGFDEPHGLAIKGELEDYYETEIHHGRLYPNLDTLVEKGLVDKGEKDRRTNSYRLTARGRREIEARNEWEQQYLDALDE
- a CDS encoding DUF6498-containing protein, with the protein product MANGLQTWRRTLAGVAVANALPLVGILLFDWGLAHLLVVYWAEITVGALRQTLEATFAGQRAVPEDWAVTDSRWGWRSPFRSLREKRGSFQLHAALPPTYPRSFPRVLDLGRTVIGLSLISGAVLWFATAESGGFVEGVLVAGVTTLAREGTTFVDHVGSRDYRELVPQSILTARSVLEVVALMVIVVWGSSLGLSPTESTGFLFMLVYFARVGFDVYTVVGRSERFDPLDPSEADFETADDNEWAPVSVPDGDPTNVLHTNRHAVWAGTVVDGLLGMLNPRRFAAAAVTAFLGYVVAGVTWTVVGASVAVVVVVAHTLVESDLRWGHVEYRVYEDSVVCHDCLLDEPQWRLERKRVTDATDRSGLLGRLLKVSSVSMEQRDDGDSRTLRYLDTADVLRCRILPSRD
- a CDS encoding WD40/YVTN/BNR-like repeat-containing protein; the encoded protein is MDSLPFDDSERVIDCGRVSKISRHDEEGTFAATDEGLYRSTDDGRTWNPVELPEENVWEVFVASDGRIYAGTDPARLFCSADNGDTWTELGSLRQQTTTELWRSAFRETAHVRTVTSHPETPDRIFAGIEVGGLYRSEDRGESWSKCEIRDETGVVQDDIHEIVSLGPEGYVVACGRLSIYDRNHAAAEGGLYHTADAGVTWTRLDRTVDPSYFRGLIHHDGMLHACGSTTVPPEWTGTLDAGAAMFASSDAGETLEEAPYPGGPDEMILAYTSSDDHVFAGTGVGDLGRIIRRTGDKTWVTQGYMPDDVLSLSVS
- a CDS encoding YybH family protein, which translates into the protein MTHNTQSTDEEEIEQLLMASAQAFRELDTTKLAQMYAEDADWTNAFGTTLHGRDAIVEYHEELFEDPHFSRGKILGEPDGSIRFVSDDVAVAKTFVERAGQESAEGDELPTRRNHSLKVLNRQDEKWVIVSEMYMDEDAKPTLDK
- a CDS encoding DUF6199 family natural product biosynthesis protein — translated: MSILFQLAGVVISILGVAYVAKPRQIYHFGLDFLRDPQSEPSEPSDIIIWLYRVIGVCLVIVGVSYIS
- a CDS encoding HEAT repeat domain-containing protein, yielding MTDDTPDDPDGEAQRAQELRETVDPTTATDDEIEALCALLDGRRGRSDAHAALSKISSHPNCTRRVAVALQPYLVHETRRTRDEALDMLTWTARTDPDALDTTVEWLLEHLDTEDEHMRDTSVTALRKLAEAEAVLLRSHVDDLIGSLDDDAVRANAISLLSTISHAYPEAIAPARDELVALSADETIDASAIPSPLGTVALVRPDIIDPVVEMLREELAAAERDQARIGIGSALGRIAVAYPEAAPMVVEELLTLAETDPDDRSPDIDRSVVLSFLGGIGAAHPETVVPELDRLRALLDDDNRLVRSSAVETLGNIATVRPAAVRPAIDDIVARFDDTSEDLQFDVVTALGKIAAADPEIAPRVVAKLHEWFEGDTAEDEAVGSDATEYGLFDLTGSVEDENAETHDDFEWRLQEDIIRAYGRIGAATPDALDPVMDEIRACLADEDLSAEAAAALGEIGGVRPEAVAPAVEDLRELLAEGPYWNRKAAASALGTIGAADPEVAELVVDDLQRRLADSNYRVRAAAAEALGTIATVDSDVAARVSEEVQPLLDDDEWKARAAALEALGQMGAADRDTAERVVDDLQTGLRDTDSDVRPSAANALAAIGVAQPALTVTAVEALESRFECDEEYLFVRSTIAEGLQTLTATHSDAVTVSDAELQRVADADVDLVVE